Proteins encoded by one window of Aphis gossypii isolate Hap1 chromosome X, ASM2018417v2, whole genome shotgun sequence:
- the LOC114124447 gene encoding inhibitor of growth protein 5-like isoform X1, which produces MASTPYMDQYLENLKNLPLELERNFTLMRDLDSRTQEKMCNIDKMADDYLSNIKTYSGDTKKEKMTDIQLQFNKAKEYSDDKVQLSIQTYELVDTHIRKLDVELARFEAEIQNRASRTSKNVNESLQKGGNYTISEEKTVTHKTSTKKQTLRRVAKTSGTSSGGLPQVKIETPSVSAVANPINPTNSVASVVVKTDSVTDVGAGVIQPQVFDMPIDPNEPTYCLCKEVSYGQMIGCDNPDCPIEWFHFPCVKLNTKPKGKWFCPTCMADVKKK; this is translated from the exons ATGGCATCTACACCATACATGGATCAATATCTGGAAA atttgaaGAACCTTCCTCTCGAGTTAGAAAGAAACTTCACTCTGATGCGAGACCTCGACTCTAGAACTCAAGAAAAGATGTGCAACATTGATAAAATGGCAGATGATTATTTGTCAAATATCAAAACCTACTCTGGAGATacaaagaaagaaaaaatgacCGACATACaacttcaatttaataaagcaAAAGAATATAGCGATGACAAGGTTCAATTGTCTATTCAAACTTATGAATTG GTGGATACTCATATTCGGAAATTAGATGTAGAGTTGGCTCGTTTTGAAGCCGAAATTCAAAACAGAGCCTCCAGGacttcaaaaaatgtaaatgaaagTTTACAGAAAG GAGGTAACTATACTATAAGTGAAGAAAAAACAGTTACTCACAAAACATCTACAAAGAAACAAACTCTAAGAA gagTTGCAAAAACATCAGGTACATCTAGTGGTGGTTTGCCTCAAGTCAAAATTGAAACACCTTCAGTTAGTGCCGTCGCTAATCCAATAAACCCTACCAATAGCGTAGCCAGTGTTGTAGTAAAAACTGATTCTGTTACTGATGTTGGTGCTGGAGTTATACAACCGCAAGTTTTCGACATGCCCATTGATCCTAACGAACCAACTTACTGTTTATGCAAAGAAGTTTCCTATGGTCAAATGATTGGCTGTGATAACCCAGAT tgtccTATTGAATGGTTTCACTTTCCATGTGTGAAATTAAATACCAAGCCCAAAGGAAAATGGTTTTGTCCAACATGTATGGCGGAtgtgaagaaaaaataa
- the LOC114124447 gene encoding inhibitor of growth protein 5-like isoform X2 translates to MASTPYMDQYLENLKNLPLELERNFTLMRDLDSRTQEKMCNIDKMADDYLSNIKTYSGDTKKEKMTDIQLQFNKAKEYSDDKVQLSIQTYELVDTHIRKLDVELARFEAEIQNRASRTSKNVNESLQKGVAKTSGTSSGGLPQVKIETPSVSAVANPINPTNSVASVVVKTDSVTDVGAGVIQPQVFDMPIDPNEPTYCLCKEVSYGQMIGCDNPDCPIEWFHFPCVKLNTKPKGKWFCPTCMADVKKK, encoded by the exons ATGGCATCTACACCATACATGGATCAATATCTGGAAA atttgaaGAACCTTCCTCTCGAGTTAGAAAGAAACTTCACTCTGATGCGAGACCTCGACTCTAGAACTCAAGAAAAGATGTGCAACATTGATAAAATGGCAGATGATTATTTGTCAAATATCAAAACCTACTCTGGAGATacaaagaaagaaaaaatgacCGACATACaacttcaatttaataaagcaAAAGAATATAGCGATGACAAGGTTCAATTGTCTATTCAAACTTATGAATTG GTGGATACTCATATTCGGAAATTAGATGTAGAGTTGGCTCGTTTTGAAGCCGAAATTCAAAACAGAGCCTCCAGGacttcaaaaaatgtaaatgaaagTTTACAGAAAG gagTTGCAAAAACATCAGGTACATCTAGTGGTGGTTTGCCTCAAGTCAAAATTGAAACACCTTCAGTTAGTGCCGTCGCTAATCCAATAAACCCTACCAATAGCGTAGCCAGTGTTGTAGTAAAAACTGATTCTGTTACTGATGTTGGTGCTGGAGTTATACAACCGCAAGTTTTCGACATGCCCATTGATCCTAACGAACCAACTTACTGTTTATGCAAAGAAGTTTCCTATGGTCAAATGATTGGCTGTGATAACCCAGAT tgtccTATTGAATGGTTTCACTTTCCATGTGTGAAATTAAATACCAAGCCCAAAGGAAAATGGTTTTGTCCAACATGTATGGCGGAtgtgaagaaaaaataa
- the LOC114124442 gene encoding uncharacterized protein LOC114124442 produces the protein MIERFVLLASHFSQVLLTKSGKTRDIPNMVTSSELRCIEDICSLLRPIEQLTRKLSTEKFIMSSKVITIIFYTKNEIVKQDPTFAIAKNFKLKIIEELDYRFESLDQSTIQSICTILDPRFKDMHFKSPLVNSKVQDKLVQMMD, from the coding sequence ATGATAGAGAGATTTGTTCTGCTAGCTAGTCATTTTTCACAAGTTCTCTTAACTAAAAGTGGTAAAACTAGAGATATACCAAACATGGTTACAAGTTCAGAACTTAGATGTATTGAAGATATCTGTTCTTTATTGAGACCTATTGAGCAATTAACAAGAAAGTTGTCCACAGAAAAGTTTATTATGTCAAGTAaggtaataactataatattctatacaaaaaatgaaattgttaaACAAGACCCTACTTTTGCCAtagctaaaaattttaaattgaaaataatcgaAGAGTTGGACTACAGATTTGAATCGTTAGATCAATCAACTATACAATCAATATGCACTATTCTAGATCCTAGATTTAAAGATATGCATTTCAAAAGTCCTCTGGTTAATTCAAAAGTTCAAGATAAATTAGTACAAATGATGGATTAA